A window of the Mesorhizobium opportunistum WSM2075 genome harbors these coding sequences:
- a CDS encoding DUF2794 domain-containing protein, with translation MTDDSGGMGDGDASAILIPLHEARRERLDQPVRFERRELDQILRLYGRMVAANEWRDYAIDHLTDRAVFSVFRRASEVPLFQIVKDPKLARKQGAFAVIAAGGRILKRGQELGRVLGVFDSKLKVVEA, from the coding sequence ATGACCGATGACAGCGGCGGGATGGGGGATGGGGACGCATCCGCAATATTGATCCCGCTGCACGAGGCGCGACGCGAGCGCCTCGACCAGCCGGTGCGCTTCGAGCGCCGTGAACTCGACCAGATCCTAAGGCTCTACGGACGCATGGTCGCCGCCAATGAATGGCGCGACTACGCCATCGACCATCTCACGGACCGCGCCGTGTTTTCCGTCTTCCGCCGCGCCAGCGAAGTGCCGCTTTTCCAGATCGTCAAGGACCCGAAACTGGCGCGCAAGCAGGGCGCCTTCGCCGTCATCGCCGCCGGCGGCCGCATCCTCAAGCGTGGCCAGGAACTTGGCCGCGTGCTTGGCGTCTTCGACAGCAAGCTGAAGGTTGTAGAGGCCTGA
- a CDS encoding GNAT family N-acetyltransferase, translating into MSNIAIRPATSADLDTITEIYADAVTNGTASYELEPPGRAEMGKRFDALTAGGFPYLVAERDGAVLGYAYAGAFRPRPAYRFVVEDSVYVAPDAKGQGVGLRLMQSLIAAVEAAGFRQIIAVIGDGRPDSASVKLHERLGFRHSGRLEGSGYKHGRWLDTVFMQLPLNGGASLPPDPGSLPERRFREGRGN; encoded by the coding sequence ATGAGCAATATTGCGATCCGGCCGGCGACCTCGGCCGACCTCGACACCATCACCGAAATCTATGCCGACGCGGTGACGAACGGCACGGCGAGCTACGAACTGGAGCCGCCCGGCCGCGCCGAAATGGGCAAGCGATTCGACGCGCTGACGGCTGGCGGCTTCCCTTATCTGGTGGCGGAAAGGGACGGCGCGGTGCTTGGCTATGCCTATGCCGGCGCCTTCCGGCCGCGCCCGGCCTATCGCTTCGTCGTCGAGGATTCGGTCTATGTCGCGCCTGACGCCAAGGGCCAGGGTGTCGGCCTCAGACTGATGCAAAGCCTGATCGCGGCGGTGGAGGCGGCGGGCTTCCGCCAGATCATCGCGGTCATCGGCGACGGCCGTCCCGACAGCGCCTCGGTCAAGCTGCATGAAAGGCTCGGCTTCCGCCATTCGGGTCGCCTCGAGGGCTCCGGCTACAAGCACGGCCGCTGGCTCGACACGGTGTTCATGCAACTGCCGCTGAATGGCGGCGCATCGCTCCCGCCGGATCCGGGCTCGCTGCCGGAGCGGAGATTTCGCGAGGGCAGGGGGAACTGA